A single region of the Thermotoga profunda AZM34c06 genome encodes:
- a CDS encoding GIY-YIG nuclease family protein, with protein sequence MKGTYVLLIKVNQDIKLDCGKNWQIKKGLYAYIGSAMNNLQKRICRHMSERKKYHWHIDYLMRYSTVLSVFIIPDERKELELSKEFSKHFAGPKGFGSSDLPVDTNLYKIDDPQKLISLITQLYKNHLAAKT encoded by the coding sequence GTGAAAGGAACTTATGTACTTTTGATCAAAGTAAATCAAGACATCAAACTCGATTGTGGAAAAAATTGGCAGATCAAAAAAGGCTTATACGCCTACATTGGTTCTGCAATGAACAACTTACAAAAAAGGATCTGTAGGCACATGAGCGAGCGAAAAAAATATCACTGGCATATAGATTATCTCATGAGATACTCAACGGTTTTATCGGTGTTTATTATTCCTGATGAAAGAAAAGAACTCGAGCTTTCAAAAGAATTTTCAAAACATTTCGCAGGACCAAAGGGTTTCGGATCGAGTGATCTACCGGTAGACACAAATCTCTACAAAATAGATGATCCACAAAAACTGATTTCGCTGATCACTCAACTTTATAAAAATCACCTTGCTGCAAAGACGTGA
- a CDS encoding metallophosphoesterase, which produces MWMVISDTHDNLVKIKCFVEEAIKRGVTHVFHCGDIVSPFALVELMKGSFDFHGVFGNNDGEVILLNQKSSGRVRKGPLELVIDGYRVLLMHEPCALEALLEANYYDFIFYGHIHKVDIRKSAKTMIVNPGDASGYLSNQATVAFVNPQTKEIEIYHV; this is translated from the coding sequence ATGTGGATGGTAATCTCTGATACTCATGATAATCTTGTAAAAATCAAATGTTTTGTTGAAGAAGCAATCAAAAGAGGAGTTACCCATGTATTTCACTGTGGTGATATTGTCTCCCCATTTGCACTCGTTGAACTCATGAAAGGTAGCTTTGATTTTCATGGAGTTTTTGGAAACAACGATGGTGAGGTGATATTGCTCAATCAAAAATCTTCTGGAAGGGTTAGAAAGGGACCTCTTGAACTTGTCATAGATGGGTACAGAGTTCTTTTAATGCACGAACCGTGTGCGCTTGAAGCATTGCTCGAAGCCAATTATTACGACTTCATCTTTTACGGGCATATTCATAAGGTTGATATTAGAAAAAGTGCAAAAACCATGATTGTGAACCCAGGCGATGCGAGTGGATATCTCTCAAACCAAGCAACGGTGGCATTTGTGAATCCACAAACTAAGGAGATAGAAATCTACCATGTGTGA
- a CDS encoding bifunctional aspartate carbamoyltransferase catalytic subunit/aspartate carbamoyltransferase regulatory subunit — translation MKNFRGRTLALIRDFSVSEQLFLYEKAKELKQKWLNKEDLDEFQIKDPVNIYIVFVEPSTRTKESFINAARFHKNAHVNIFDAEHSSFNKNESYVDTFNMLTSYGDYSIFIVRTRLEGVPRLLERKVGEFAHRHGIDKPAFINGGDGRHEHPTQELLDEFTFLEQNNFDNSYIKIALIGDLLHGRTVHSKVDGLKIFKNVEVDLIAPEEIQMPEHYVEKMKSNGFEVRKYFSIDEYLSSSNIARTWYFTRLQLERMGEDILEKEHVLRKAVTFRKDMIDKVKEGTKFYHPLPRPKINPEIPTFLDELSLNGWETQARNGFWIRVVLLSMLGGAITMECDEPEKTPMEEDEYEFIIPAQIVHGTKGVAKEGKRGIKPIENGTVIDHIAKGKSTEEVFNTVVKIRRILKLYDCDSADGIFKSADGSYKGYISLPDRYLTKKEIKKLAAIAPNTTVNIIKDASVKEKYRIKLPPKIYNFDEIRCKNENCITHPKNGENVGASFVRIGDKLVCEYCETPHEYSEIWVI, via the coding sequence ATGAAAAACTTTCGTGGTAGGACTCTTGCTTTGATAAGAGATTTCTCCGTAAGTGAACAACTCTTTCTTTATGAAAAAGCCAAGGAATTAAAACAAAAATGGCTGAACAAAGAAGATCTTGATGAGTTTCAGATCAAAGACCCTGTGAATATCTACATTGTTTTTGTCGAACCCAGTACAAGAACAAAGGAGTCTTTTATAAACGCGGCGAGGTTTCACAAAAACGCTCATGTGAATATCTTTGATGCAGAACACTCTTCCTTCAACAAAAATGAGAGCTATGTTGATACCTTTAACATGCTCACAAGTTATGGTGACTACTCGATTTTCATTGTTAGAACGAGATTAGAGGGCGTCCCACGACTTTTAGAGAGAAAAGTAGGTGAGTTTGCACATAGACACGGCATTGATAAACCGGCATTCATAAACGGCGGAGATGGAAGACATGAACATCCCACACAAGAACTTTTAGATGAATTCACCTTTCTTGAACAGAATAATTTTGACAATTCATATATCAAAATCGCCTTGATAGGCGACCTGCTACACGGTAGAACGGTTCATTCCAAGGTGGATGGTTTGAAAATTTTCAAAAATGTCGAGGTAGATCTCATTGCTCCTGAAGAAATTCAGATGCCTGAACACTATGTTGAGAAGATGAAGTCGAATGGGTTTGAAGTGAGAAAATACTTCTCGATAGATGAATATCTCTCAAGCTCAAATATCGCAAGAACATGGTATTTCACCAGATTACAACTGGAAAGAATGGGAGAAGATATTCTCGAGAAAGAACATGTATTGAGAAAGGCTGTGACCTTTAGGAAGGATATGATTGATAAGGTTAAAGAGGGAACAAAATTCTACCATCCATTGCCAAGACCGAAGATCAATCCAGAAATACCAACTTTTCTGGACGAACTATCTCTTAATGGTTGGGAAACACAAGCGAGAAATGGTTTCTGGATAAGAGTTGTTTTATTATCAATGCTTGGTGGAGCTATCACAATGGAATGTGATGAACCAGAAAAAACGCCAATGGAGGAAGATGAGTATGAATTCATCATACCAGCCCAGATAGTTCATGGAACAAAAGGTGTTGCAAAAGAGGGAAAACGTGGCATCAAACCCATTGAGAATGGAACGGTGATCGATCATATAGCAAAAGGGAAGAGTACCGAAGAGGTTTTCAACACAGTTGTGAAGATCAGAAGAATTCTGAAGCTTTATGATTGCGATAGTGCCGATGGTATCTTTAAGTCTGCCGATGGAAGTTACAAGGGTTATATCAGTCTACCAGATAGATATTTGACCAAAAAAGAGATAAAAAAGCTGGCTGCTATTGCCCCTAACACAACTGTGAACATCATAAAAGATGCCTCGGTGAAAGAAAAATATAGAATCAAATTACCCCCCAAGATATACAATTTTGATGAAATCAGGTGTAAAAATGAAAATTGTATAACCCATCCAAAGAACGGTGAAAATGTAGGCGCGTCTTTTGTGAGGATTGGGGATAAACTTGTCTGTGAATATTGTGAGACACCACATGAGTACAGTGAGATATGGGTAATATGA
- a CDS encoding SDR family NAD(P)-dependent oxidoreductase, whose amino-acid sequence MALKDFKWALITGASSGIGREFAIELSKSALNIIAVGRDHNRLKEVANKVRESSNVEFVIYPADLSKKEDVDSLIKDLSKYQVDLLINNAGFGLYGEFTELALDEIEKMIELNIKTLTTLSHVFAKKMIERRSGGIINISSVAGHIPLPYFSAYAATKAYVYNFSLALWAELKRYNVHVMCVSPGPTETRFFERAFRQQSIQRFGNRMKPNEVAIGALRAFEKGSIVYTPGLKNRFIVFVGKKLMPDRFIAKVLGG is encoded by the coding sequence ATGGCTTTAAAAGACTTCAAATGGGCTTTGATCACTGGTGCGTCATCGGGAATTGGAAGAGAATTTGCAATTGAACTTTCGAAGAGTGCTTTGAACATAATCGCTGTAGGAAGAGATCATAATAGATTGAAAGAAGTTGCTAACAAGGTGAGAGAATCTTCAAATGTCGAATTTGTGATTTATCCAGCTGACCTTTCAAAAAAAGAGGATGTTGATTCTTTGATCAAAGATCTTTCGAAGTACCAGGTCGATTTGTTGATCAACAACGCAGGTTTTGGCCTCTATGGAGAATTCACAGAGCTTGCTTTAGATGAGATAGAAAAGATGATTGAACTCAATATCAAGACTTTAACCACCCTCAGCCATGTCTTTGCGAAGAAAATGATCGAAAGGAGATCTGGCGGAATAATAAACATCTCTTCGGTCGCTGGGCATATACCCTTGCCATATTTCAGTGCTTATGCTGCAACTAAGGCTTATGTGTATAATTTTTCACTTGCCCTTTGGGCTGAATTGAAAAGATACAATGTTCATGTGATGTGTGTATCACCAGGACCAACAGAAACAAGGTTCTTTGAAAGGGCTTTTAGACAACAAAGTATACAGCGATTTGGAAATAGAATGAAACCAAATGAAGTTGCCATAGGTGCACTCAGGGCATTTGAGAAGGGTTCGATCGTGTACACTCCTGGCTTGAAGAATAGATTCATCGTTTTTGTTGGCAAAAAACTCATGCCAGACAGATTCATTGCCAAGGTTCTTGGCGGTTAG
- a CDS encoding dipeptidase, producing MKTFDTHTDIWYDVSLKKEKGKNDVLRTYHLPRLKSGNVWGINAAVWTNPKIENPMDKFLQMLGARSEQIKLMNHEDFVFAQTHTQIVDALKNDKVAVISSIEGLIGIGKNIDFIVTLYELGFRIMSLTWNEVNDLAAGCGCDDASKGLNDLGKEAIKIMEKLGIILDISHLSEKSFWDVIKIVQKPVIATHSNVFSLCPVPRNLKDEQIKVIAQAGGLIGISALPQIVDRENPTIEKVIEHITYVANLVGIDHICLGFDFSDYLKTDESLKNTVQKQTTGLEDTTKVPALIELLEKNGFTQKEIEKISWYNFFNFLKDNLG from the coding sequence GTGAAAACTTTTGATACTCACACAGATATATGGTACGATGTTTCTCTCAAAAAAGAGAAAGGAAAAAATGATGTCCTAAGAACCTATCATTTACCGAGATTAAAATCTGGCAATGTGTGGGGTATAAATGCCGCTGTGTGGACAAATCCCAAGATTGAGAATCCCATGGATAAATTTCTTCAGATGCTCGGTGCAAGGTCTGAACAAATAAAATTGATGAACCACGAAGATTTTGTTTTTGCACAGACTCATACACAAATTGTTGACGCACTGAAAAATGACAAAGTCGCGGTAATTTCAAGCATAGAAGGTCTAATTGGCATAGGAAAAAATATAGATTTCATTGTGACACTCTACGAACTCGGTTTTAGGATAATGAGCCTGACATGGAACGAAGTTAACGATCTTGCAGCAGGTTGTGGATGCGATGATGCCTCAAAGGGTTTGAACGATCTTGGAAAAGAAGCAATAAAGATCATGGAAAAACTCGGGATAATCCTCGATATATCCCATTTGAGTGAAAAAAGTTTCTGGGATGTGATTAAGATCGTTCAAAAACCTGTGATTGCAACCCATTCTAATGTTTTTTCACTGTGCCCAGTTCCAAGAAATCTCAAAGATGAACAGATAAAGGTAATAGCCCAAGCCGGTGGTTTGATAGGCATCAGTGCATTACCACAGATTGTAGATCGTGAAAATCCAACGATAGAAAAAGTAATTGAACACATAACTTATGTTGCCAACTTGGTTGGTATCGATCATATCTGTCTTGGTTTTGATTTCTCCGACTATCTTAAGACGGATGAATCACTCAAAAACACTGTCCAAAAACAAACAACAGGGCTGGAGGATACCACCAAAGTACCAGCCCTTATCGAGTTATTGGAGAAAAATGGTTTCACACAAAAAGAGATTGAAAAAATATCGTGGTACAATTTTTTCAATTTTCTGAAAGACAATCTTGGCTAA
- the ffh gene encoding signal recognition particle protein codes for MFENLQEKLSKVFRSLTGQGRLTERNINEAVRQVKLSLLEADVNFKVVKEFIDSVKAKALGEEVLKSFTPDQQFIKIVRDELINIMGKSSASLNLKHHPSVIMLVGLQGSGKTTTAAKLANYLRKSGRNVLLVAADVYRPAAIDQLEKLGKSIQINVFVGDKKNPVKIVREALEYAKNSQYNVVVLDTAGRLHIDEEMMNELEQIKQMSNPDEILMVVDAMIGQDAVNSATEFNKRLDLTGFIVTKMDGDARGGVILSISHITGKPVKFIGVGEKIDAFEQFYPDRVAARILGMGDVLTLIEKAERELDKEKMETMGKKMLQAEFTLEDFQEQLKEMKKLGPLSSLIEMLPGAPKVDLENSEKQLKRTEAIINSMTPEERRNPKILNASRKIRIAKGSGTTVQEVNKLLKSYEEMKELMKKMKHGKLKLPFKI; via the coding sequence GTGTTTGAAAATCTTCAAGAAAAACTGTCAAAGGTCTTTAGGTCTTTAACGGGTCAGGGAAGGTTGACAGAAAGAAATATAAACGAAGCAGTGAGGCAAGTCAAATTGTCTCTGCTTGAAGCTGATGTGAATTTCAAGGTTGTGAAAGAATTTATAGATTCTGTGAAAGCAAAGGCACTTGGAGAAGAAGTTTTAAAGAGTTTCACTCCAGATCAACAGTTTATCAAGATAGTTCGTGATGAATTGATAAATATAATGGGAAAATCTTCGGCATCTTTGAATTTGAAACACCATCCTTCTGTGATCATGCTCGTTGGACTTCAAGGAAGTGGAAAAACCACAACAGCCGCAAAGCTCGCCAATTATTTGAGAAAATCTGGGCGTAATGTCCTACTCGTGGCTGCGGATGTTTACAGACCAGCGGCGATAGACCAACTCGAAAAACTTGGAAAATCGATTCAGATAAATGTTTTTGTCGGCGATAAGAAAAATCCCGTGAAGATAGTGAGAGAGGCTCTCGAGTATGCGAAGAATTCTCAATACAATGTTGTTGTCCTTGACACTGCTGGTAGGCTTCACATAGACGAAGAGATGATGAACGAGCTGGAACAGATAAAACAGATGTCCAATCCCGATGAAATTTTAATGGTAGTCGATGCAATGATAGGTCAAGATGCAGTTAACTCTGCCACGGAGTTTAACAAGAGATTAGATCTCACGGGGTTTATTGTCACAAAGATGGATGGCGATGCCCGTGGTGGCGTCATTCTTTCAATAAGTCATATCACGGGAAAACCTGTGAAATTTATTGGTGTCGGGGAAAAGATAGATGCATTTGAGCAATTCTATCCAGATAGAGTGGCAGCGAGAATACTTGGTATGGGTGATGTGCTCACATTGATTGAAAAGGCAGAAAGAGAACTCGATAAAGAAAAGATGGAAACGATGGGTAAGAAGATGCTTCAAGCCGAGTTCACACTTGAAGATTTTCAAGAACAATTGAAAGAGATGAAAAAGCTCGGACCACTTTCATCGTTGATAGAGATGTTGCCAGGTGCACCAAAGGTAGATCTTGAAAACAGCGAAAAACAACTCAAACGTACCGAAGCGATCATAAATTCCATGACACCAGAAGAAAGGAGAAATCCAAAGATTCTCAACGCCAGTAGAAAGATTCGAATTGCAAAAGGAAGTGGTACGACTGTGCAAGAGGTGAACAAGTTGCTCAAATCTTATGAAGAAATGAAGGAACTCATGAAGAAAATGAAGCATGGGAAGCTAAAGCTTCCGTTCAAAATATGA
- the rpsP gene encoding 30S ribosomal protein S16: MVRIRLTRMGKRHMPFYRIVVVDSRKKRDGAYIESLGYYNPLREPAQIDVNVEKAVEWILKGAQPSETVSNILSKAGVLAKVHQIKYAKKEKSDEGIG, encoded by the coding sequence GTGGTAAGGATAAGATTAACACGAATGGGAAAAAGACACATGCCCTTTTACAGAATTGTGGTGGTGGATTCAAGGAAAAAGCGTGATGGTGCTTATATTGAATCACTCGGTTACTACAATCCTTTGAGAGAACCTGCTCAGATCGATGTGAATGTTGAAAAAGCTGTTGAGTGGATCTTGAAAGGTGCACAACCAAGTGAAACAGTTTCGAACATCTTGAGTAAAGCCGGAGTTCTTGCAAAAGTTCATCAGATTAAATACGCGAAAAAGGAGAAAAGTGATGAAGGAATTGGTTGA
- a CDS encoding KH domain-containing protein, with translation MKELVEYILKGIVKHPEDVVVVEFNENDNRVVEIVVNEEDVGQVIGKDGRTIKSLKVLLAALFDDENFTLRVIR, from the coding sequence ATGAAGGAATTGGTTGAGTACATTCTCAAAGGTATTGTGAAACACCCTGAGGATGTTGTCGTGGTTGAATTCAATGAGAATGATAACAGAGTAGTCGAGATCGTTGTGAATGAAGAAGACGTTGGACAAGTTATTGGAAAAGATGGAAGGACAATCAAGTCTCTGAAAGTTTTGCTCGCGGCACTCTTTGATGATGAAAACTTCACTCTAAGGGTGATAAGGTGA
- the rimM gene encoding ribosome maturation factor RimM (Essential for efficient processing of 16S rRNA) — MRDYVAIGKITKTHGLLGNVKVQPMTNVLEVFDNFKEVFIHDEIHNELYKLEVEDIKRTGKTFVVKFSGIDSEENAKKIVGLEVVMKIEDLPRLSSPDEYYYYEILDVDVLDQNGNFLGKVCDVIATGSNEVLVVKNKNVEILLPMIHDYILEFQRQRQLIVKMPEWI; from the coding sequence GTGAGAGATTACGTGGCTATTGGTAAGATCACAAAAACCCATGGATTGTTGGGAAATGTCAAAGTTCAACCTATGACAAATGTGCTCGAGGTCTTTGATAACTTTAAAGAGGTCTTCATACACGATGAAATTCATAATGAACTTTACAAACTCGAAGTAGAAGATATCAAAAGAACCGGCAAGACATTTGTGGTGAAGTTTTCTGGTATTGACAGCGAAGAGAATGCAAAAAAGATTGTAGGATTAGAAGTAGTCATGAAAATCGAAGATCTACCGAGATTGAGTTCGCCAGATGAATACTATTACTATGAGATCCTCGATGTAGATGTTCTTGATCAAAACGGTAATTTTCTTGGGAAGGTATGTGACGTGATCGCTACGGGTTCAAACGAAGTATTGGTTGTGAAAAACAAAAATGTAGAGATTTTGTTGCCAATGATACACGACTACATTTTGGAATTTCAAAGGCAGAGACAATTGATTGTGAAGATGCCGGAGTGGATTTAA
- the trmD gene encoding tRNA (guanosine(37)-N1)-methyltransferase TrmD: MRIVIATIFPEMVSAVREYGVIGQAVKNRVLQIEVLNFRDFTKDKHRVVDDYPYGGGPGMVMKPEPFFGIHDYCTERYGKPFTILTSPQGIKFDNRMAKELSQKENILIFCGRYEGVDERVMKIVDTEISIGDYVLSGGELAAMVICDAVSRFVPNVVEEDSVKRDSFYNELLDYPHYTRPAEFAGIKVPQVLLSGDHEKIELYRVAESLKRTALRRPDLFLKRDFSEQEKKALIWLIRELTSNAQ, encoded by the coding sequence ATGAGAATTGTGATAGCAACGATCTTTCCAGAGATGGTCAGTGCAGTTAGAGAATATGGTGTCATAGGGCAGGCTGTAAAAAATAGAGTACTGCAAATAGAAGTCTTGAACTTCAGAGATTTTACAAAAGACAAGCACAGAGTTGTAGACGATTATCCCTATGGTGGAGGTCCTGGAATGGTCATGAAGCCAGAGCCGTTTTTTGGTATTCACGATTACTGCACTGAGAGATATGGAAAACCTTTCACAATTCTCACATCACCACAAGGAATTAAGTTTGACAACAGAATGGCGAAAGAATTATCGCAAAAAGAAAATATCTTGATTTTTTGTGGTAGATACGAAGGTGTCGATGAAAGAGTGATGAAGATCGTTGATACCGAAATATCGATAGGAGATTATGTTCTGAGTGGAGGAGAACTTGCCGCAATGGTCATCTGTGATGCTGTAAGCAGATTTGTGCCGAATGTGGTTGAGGAAGATTCTGTCAAGCGAGATTCCTTTTACAATGAATTATTAGATTATCCTCATTACACACGTCCGGCGGAATTCGCAGGGATAAAGGTTCCACAAGTTCTTTTGAGTGGTGATCATGAGAAAATAGAGCTGTACAGGGTTGCTGAAAGTCTAAAAAGAACTGCGCTGCGTAGGCCAGATCTTTTTTTGAAAAGAGATTTCTCTGAACAAGAGAAGAAGGCTTTGATCTGGCTCATAAGGGAGTTGACAAGTAATGCTCAGTGA
- a CDS encoding RNA methyltransferase encodes MLSDVRVALIHYPVLGKDGKIVSSAVTNLDVHDIARTARTYNLKKYYIVTNLRAQQEVVKTVLKYWIDSYGRERNFSRTQALELVEIKSYLEDVVESIKKETGMEPLKFFTSARKRENSLSYDQARNLIRKTERPVLILFGTSWGLANEVLQSCDYALEPIRAGSDYNHLSVRAAAAIIIDRLIGEKEGQL; translated from the coding sequence ATGCTCAGTGATGTTCGAGTTGCATTGATACATTATCCTGTGTTGGGGAAAGATGGTAAAATTGTCTCAAGTGCTGTTACAAACCTCGATGTACACGACATTGCAAGAACTGCCAGAACTTATAATTTGAAGAAATATTACATAGTGACAAATCTTCGCGCTCAACAGGAAGTGGTCAAAACAGTACTCAAATATTGGATAGACAGTTATGGCAGAGAAAGAAACTTCAGCAGAACACAGGCTCTTGAACTTGTTGAAATAAAATCATATCTTGAAGACGTAGTTGAATCGATAAAAAAAGAGACCGGTATGGAGCCTTTAAAGTTTTTCACATCTGCGAGAAAGAGAGAAAATTCTTTGAGTTATGATCAGGCAAGGAATTTGATTAGAAAAACTGAAAGGCCGGTTTTGATTTTATTTGGCACCAGCTGGGGTTTGGCGAATGAGGTATTGCAGAGTTGTGATTATGCACTTGAACCCATAAGGGCTGGTTCTGATTATAATCACCTTTCAGTCAGAGCGGCTGCGGCCATAATCATTGATAGACTTATAGGAGAAAAGGAGGGACAGCTATGA
- the rplS gene encoding 50S ribosomal protein L19, with protein MSMDNLVRIIEKDQYKQLPDFRPGDTVRVHVKVVEGGKERIQVFEGIVISIRGSGLGKTFTVRKIASGGVGVERTFPYHAPVVEKVEVVRKALSRRAKLYYIRNIKGKLKLKERKEKESKE; from the coding sequence ATGAGCATGGACAATCTTGTTAGGATAATTGAAAAAGATCAATACAAACAACTTCCAGATTTCAGACCAGGAGATACAGTGAGAGTTCATGTAAAAGTTGTTGAAGGAGGCAAGGAAAGAATACAGGTTTTTGAGGGCATAGTCATAAGCATAAGAGGATCTGGTTTGGGTAAGACCTTCACCGTTAGAAAAATTGCAAGTGGTGGAGTTGGAGTGGAGAGGACTTTTCCATATCATGCACCTGTTGTTGAAAAGGTTGAAGTGGTGAGAAAGGCTCTCTCAAGACGTGCAAAACTGTACTATATCAGGAATATCAAGGGTAAGTTGAAACTCAAAGAACGCAAGGAAAAGGAGTCCAAGGAGTAA
- the lepB gene encoding signal peptidase I: protein MPPKRSLKKEAIEWGKALLYAVVAATIIRLFVFETMLVPTGSMIPTINIGDRLFIEKITYTAREPEIGDIVVFWSPFIDERAQTMLRLFDKFMDLFAPARFKGHVKYVKRLVAKGGDVIQLKIHEDGKYYLYVNGKIPDGFEERTYSPEGIFGYPQLINLFIEASRLRNKPTEYKSYLQNLARQDSYLANLVFSVVGGMYPVPLGVPFDKTYDEIYKGIDLSKYVRKTADGVEVEIPDGFYFFMGDNTKDSFDSRYFGFVPKDHVIGRPILRIWPLKEFGPVQGR from the coding sequence ATGCCTCCCAAAAGGAGCTTGAAAAAAGAGGCAATAGAGTGGGGTAAAGCCCTGCTCTATGCTGTTGTCGCAGCCACGATAATAAGGCTGTTTGTTTTTGAGACGATGCTTGTTCCAACTGGTTCGATGATACCAACTATAAACATAGGTGATAGATTATTTATAGAGAAGATCACTTACACAGCAAGAGAGCCAGAGATCGGTGATATTGTTGTCTTTTGGTCTCCTTTCATTGATGAGCGTGCTCAAACGATGCTTCGTTTATTTGACAAGTTCATGGATCTTTTTGCGCCGGCTCGATTCAAGGGACATGTAAAATACGTAAAGAGGCTTGTTGCAAAAGGTGGAGATGTAATACAGTTGAAGATCCATGAGGATGGTAAATACTATCTGTATGTCAATGGCAAGATTCCAGATGGTTTTGAAGAAAGAACTTACTCACCAGAAGGAATCTTTGGATATCCTCAGCTTATTAACCTCTTTATAGAGGCAAGTCGCCTTAGAAATAAGCCAACTGAGTACAAATCGTACCTGCAAAATTTAGCACGGCAGGATTCGTACTTGGCAAATCTGGTTTTTTCTGTAGTGGGTGGTATGTACCCAGTTCCCTTGGGTGTGCCGTTTGACAAAACTTATGATGAAATCTACAAAGGCATCGATTTATCCAAGTACGTACGTAAAACAGCCGACGGTGTAGAAGTAGAAATACCAGATGGTTTTTATTTTTTCATGGGTGATAATACAAAAGACAGTTTTGACAGTAGATATTTTGGATTTGTTCCAAAAGATCATGTGATAGGAAGGCCTATATTGCGTATCTGGCCTTTGAAAGAATTTGGGCCTGTACAGGGGAGATAA
- the upp gene encoding uracil phosphoribosyltransferase has product MDNLHVVDHPLIKHKLTIMRNKSTGPKEFRELLREITFLLAYEATRNIETLQFEIETPLEKTTGYAIEDKKIVIVPILRAGLGMVDSILELLPNASVGHIGVYRDPKTLRPVEYYCKLPSLNETSAVFVLDPMLATGFSGVHAVKILKERGARNIIFVSLIAAPEGVQQFSVNCPDVPIYTACLDRQLNDHGYILPGLGDAGDRLYRTK; this is encoded by the coding sequence ATGGATAATCTTCATGTTGTGGATCATCCACTCATAAAACACAAATTGACAATAATGAGAAACAAATCTACAGGACCAAAGGAATTTCGTGAGCTTTTGAGAGAAATAACTTTTCTTTTAGCTTATGAGGCAACAAGAAATATAGAAACACTTCAATTTGAAATCGAAACACCTCTTGAAAAAACCACAGGTTATGCAATTGAAGATAAGAAGATTGTAATTGTGCCAATACTTCGTGCCGGACTTGGGATGGTGGATAGTATACTGGAACTTTTGCCGAATGCCTCTGTTGGTCATATTGGTGTTTACAGAGATCCAAAGACGCTCAGGCCAGTTGAGTATTACTGTAAATTGCCTTCGTTGAATGAAACCTCTGCGGTTTTTGTGCTTGATCCAATGCTCGCAACAGGTTTTTCGGGTGTACATGCTGTAAAGATTCTTAAAGAAAGAGGAGCGAGAAATATCATTTTTGTTTCGCTCATCGCTGCACCTGAAGGTGTTCAACAATTCAGCGTTAACTGTCCCGATGTACCAATCTATACCGCATGTTTAGACAGACAATTGAATGACCACGGTTATATTTTGCCGGGTTTAGGTGATGCGGGAGATAGGCTGTACAGAACAAAATGA